A DNA window from Daucus carota subsp. sativus chromosome 3, DH1 v3.0, whole genome shotgun sequence contains the following coding sequences:
- the LOC135151330 gene encoding disease resistance protein RFL1-like yields the protein MFQDFESRKDAFRKVWEALVTEGSSRILGIYGMPGVGKTRMMEQIWKEAKEKKIFDKVTRADVGNEKLDVIELQKQIASHLDCHYESSDDKKHRANQLKNSIVNGGKILVILDDVWREIPLDDIGIPTDDGCRVNILLTSRKEDACLRNNCKHPVNITTLEVDKAWDLFRNTVGACQIDSLQDESLVKKVCKKCGGLPLLIHAVGKALQFTSHDSWKDALRQLEKGKFENIAGIDSEVYACVKLSIDRLPDDAKSCLFLCSLYREDADIQIKKLIQIATSSLVDDGESRIRAMFNILRSSSLLLDTQEDHVIKLHDLIRDVARSIAARDPKYAFLLVKSSSRLPDTADYCTRKFLHLQLETNICCFPNDLVCQNCKCCG from the coding sequence ATGTTCCAGGATTTTGAATCTAGAAAAGATGCATTCAGGAAGGTCTGGGAGGCTTTGGTGACTGAAGGTAGTTCCAGGATTTTGGGCATCTATGGAATGCCAGGAGTTGGAAAAACTCGAATGATGGAACAAATCTGGAAAGAGGCCAAGGAGAAGAAGATCTTTGACAAGGTTACTCGAGCAGACGTGGGCAATGAGAAATTGGATGTGATAGAATTACAAAAGCAGATTGCCAGCCATCTAGACTGCCATTATGAATCCAGTGATGATAAGAAGCATAGAGCTAATCAGCTGAAAAACAGTATAGTGAATGGGGGCAAGATCCTTGTAATACTAGACGATGTATGGAGGGAGATTCCTTTAGATGATATTGGAATTCCCACTGATGATGGTTGTAGGGTTAATATTCTCCTGACGTCAAGAAAGGAAGATGCATGCTTGCGTAACAACTGCAAGCATCCAGTCAACATAACAACACTTGAAGTTGATAAAGCGTGGGATTTGTTCAGGAACACTGTTGGTGCTTGTCAAATTGACTCTCTTCAAGATGAATCCTTGGTGAAGAAAGTGTGTAAGAAATGTGGAGGTTTACCGCTCCTAATTCATGCAGTTGGTAAGGCATTGCAATTCACATCTCACGATTCATGGAAGGATGCACTTCGTCAACTTGAGAAGGGCAAATTTGAAAACATTGCAGGAATAGATTCAGAAGTATATGCTTGTGTTAAGTTGAGTATTGATAGATTACCAGACGATGCAAAGTCATGTCTTTTCCTGTGTTCCTTGTACCGTGAAGATGCTGACATACAAATCAAGAAACTGATCCAGATAGCAACAAGCTCGCTTGTAGACGATGGAGAATCCAGAATCCGTGctatgtttaatattctgaggtCTTCTTCATTGTTGCTCGACACTCAAGAAGATCATGTAATAAAACTGCATGACCTCATTAGAGACGTAGCTAGATCTATAGCTGCCAGAGACCCAAAATATGCGTTTTTACTTGTAAAAAGTAGTTCAAGGTTGCCTGATACAGCTGATTATTGCACAAGGAAGTTTTTACATTTACAACTGGAGACGAATATATGCTGTTTCCCTAATGACCTGGTGTGCCAGAACTGCAAATGCTGTGGATAG
- the LOC108212733 gene encoding uncharacterized protein LOC108212733, with protein MLQFSLQPLCKLRSLILDFCDISHINVRFFPENLETLSIWNCNLPLPLDLPKLKYLRKLEIEEGRPGVQLVPNSIYNLPSLQELRIPNGFEDLDVGPGISWDAVSAPILVEISKFTGLKSLQMYFPDFEPFQDTNVFTNLLEYNICVGHPGEHTRYYPDYIVSSKKSIELYGTWPEILGGLIEKAEEVKLHGTDMNVSSIHNRNKKAFTDLRNLYIEECNTMEYLARISEDEICYSSQSQTSFCKLTTLEIKNCSGIKYLFNDFVAKSLVQLQNLYINSCPVMEAVIMNEGTSDKDIIFFSKLKSLELINLPRLKCFYKQKDMNSSATSILDKSVIPLVQPQPLFDGMVAFQSLEELFLDYMEDISEIWGKCYNDNVSSFSKLKRLKVDGCNKLETFIQLSMLHRLRNLECIELSYCDGLRNMFLPSIAKDLMHLKEMYLSGCKMMTHIIGAGEQEITDAIVFSELTLLNLECLPNLKSFCYYQSEEDNNYKVEFPKLVTFRTRWADIKLEGIDDSACQLEPTTILS; from the exons ATGCTGCAGTTCTCTCTTCAACCTTTGTGTAAACTCAGGAGTCTGATATTAGATTTTTGTGACATTTCCCACATCAATGTCAGGTTTTTCCCCGAAAATCTAGAAACTCTTAGCATTTGGAATTGTAATCTCCCTTTGCCGCTAGATTTACCAAAGCTGAAATATCTTCGAAAGCTAGAAATTGAGGAGGGGAGACCTGGAGTGCAATTGGTGCCAAATAGCATATATAATCTCCCTAGTCTCCAAGAATTGCGTATACCAAATGGATTCGAAGATCTGGATGTTGGACCCGGAATAAGTTGGGATGCTGTTTCTGCGCCCATTTTGGTCGAGATTAGTAAATTTACCGGTCTGAAAAGTTTACAGATGTATTTCCCGGATTTTGAGCCTTTTCAAGATACTAATGTATTTACTAACCTACTTGAATACAATATATGCGTTGGTCACCCAGGAGAGCATACTCGATATTATCCAGATTATATTGTTTCTTCTAAAAAATCGATTGAGTTGTACGGCACTTGGCCAGAAATCTTGGGAGGTCTGATAGAGAAGGCTGAAGAGGTGAAGTTGCATGGCACCGATATGAATGTGAGTAGCATCCACAACAGGAACAAAAAAGCATTCACAGATTTAAGAAATCTATATATTGAAGAATGCAACACCATGGAGTATCTAGCAAGGATATCAGAGGATGAAATTTGTTATAGTAGCCAATCACAGACATCTTTCTGTAAGCTAACAACTTTAGAAATTAAAAACTGTTCCGGAATAAAATACCTCTTTAACGACTTTGTCGCAAAAAGTCTGGTGCAGCTACAAAATCTCTATATAAATAGTTGTCCTGTGATGGAAGCAGTTATAATGAATGAAGGCACAAGTGATAAAGATATCATATTCTtctcaaaattaaaatcactggAGCTGATAAATCTGCCGAGACTCAAATGCTTCTACAAACAAAAGGATATGAATTCCAGTGCAACATCAATATTGGACAAGTCTGTTATTCCCTTGGTCCAACCTCAACCTCTATTTGATGGGATG GTTGCATTCCAGTCATTGGAAGAATTGTTTTTGGACTATATGGAAGATATTAGTGAAATTTGGGGAAAGTGTTACAATGACAATGTATCCTCCTTTTCCAAACTAAAGAGGCTTAAGGTAGATGGATGCAATAAACTGGAAACATTTATTCAACTTTCTATGTTACATAGGCTGCGGAATCTGGAGTGTATAGAATTAAGTTACTGTGATGGCCTCAGAAACATGTTCCTACCTTCTATTGCCAAAGATCTTATGCACCTCAAGGAAATGTATCTATCTGGCTGCAAGATGATGACACATATAATTGGGGCAGGTGAACAAGAAATCACAGATGCAATTGTGTTCTCTGAGTTGACACTTCTAAATCTAGAATGTTTGCCGAATTTAAAAAGTTTTTGCTATTACCAGAGTGAGGAAGACAACAATTACAAG GTTGAATTTCCGAAGTTGGTGACTTTCCGTACCAGATGGGCAGATATTAAGTTGGAGGGCATAGATGATTCGGCTTGCCAACTAGAGCCTACCACTATATTGTCTTAA
- the LOC108212734 gene encoding uncharacterized protein LOC108212734, which translates to MSGNITYNGHGLKEFVPRRTSAYVSRQDWHVPEMTMRETLDFSARCQGVGCKYDMLEELARREKRAGIKPDEDLDIFMKASALGEQETSLIVEYILKPCQQCFIQCCSVYSKYSDGPEIVVKAVLEAIELGYRCVAKCTQVQLPFSRLLQWTSADRDVESTILDEPNIRAGVPGAGLNPRSDNISGSDITEVGNMVQSPLAGQFCKGSTQPFQPSPSARRLSEVDLSGFLQKQKASQRGCSEDLPIQFLNFPLKIKEHVKVASRSSSVNAFFNNTFAPFQLLKFCENQVLPSRSIAICFDVATFTNSKSELEEEILPLEQMKMEPITSS; encoded by the exons ATGTCAGGGAATATTACTTACAACGGACACGGTTTAAAAGAGTTTGTTCCACGGAGGACATCTGCCTATGTTAGTCGACAAGATTGGCATGTGCCAGAGATGACAATGAGAGAAACACTTGATTTCTCAGCACGTTGTCAGGGTGTTGGATGTAAATATG ATATGCTTGAGGAGCTTGCAAGAAGAGAGAAGAGGGCTGGAATCAAACCTGATGAAGATCTTGATATATTTATGAAG GCATCAGCATTAGGAGAACAGGAGACGAGTCTAATTGTGGAGTATATATTAAAG CCCTGCCAACAGTGCTTTATTCAATGCTGCTCAGTCTACTCCAAATACTCAGATG GACCAGAGATTGTCGTAAAAGCAGTGCTTGAAGCGATTGAGCTCGGTTACAG ATGTGTCGCAAAATGTACACAGGTACAACTGCCTTTTTCAAGGTTGCTTCAGTGGACTTCTGCAG ACAGAGACGTTGAGAGTACTATTCTAGATGAGC CAAATATTCGAGCAGGTGTTCCTGGAGCTGGACTTAACCCGAGATCAGATAATATAA GTGGGTCTGATATTACTGAAGTGGGGAATATGGTACAAAGTCCACTAGCAG GTCAATTCTGTAAAGGCAGCACACAACCATTCCAGCCTTCACCATCTGCCCGTCGGTTATCCGAGGTGGATTTATCAG GTTTTCTACAGAAACAAAAGGCTAGCCAGCGAGGTTGTTCAGAAGACCTGCCCATACAATTTTTGAACTTCCCATTAAAGATTAAAGAGCATGTGAAAGTGGCATCAAGGTCTTCATCTGTTAAtgcattttttaataatactttTGCGCCATTTCAACTGCTGAAATTTTGTGAAAATCAGGTCCTGCCATCAAGGTCCATTGCCATCTGTTTTGATGTTGCAACTTTTACTAATTCGAAATCCGAGCTCGAGGAGGAGATTCTGCCTCTAGagcagatgaaaatggaacCTATTACAAGTAGTTAA